In one window of Mercurialis annua linkage group LG4, ddMerAnnu1.2, whole genome shotgun sequence DNA:
- the LOC126676306 gene encoding short chain aldehyde dehydrogenase 1-like: MATSSTSNSATKRLEGKVAIITGGASGIGEATARVFIKNGAKVIIADIQDELGNSLCKEFESDQENIISYIHCDVTEDSDVQKAVDFAVSKHGKLDIMFSNAGIACHSPSILETDNQDFKRVFDVNVFGGFLAAKHAARVMIPAKKGNIIFTASNLSVTSFQAWHPYIASKHAVVGLAKNLAVELGQYGIRVNCVSPYAVATPLMMGTSGLMETEKEKVQKLISDSGNLKDVVLEAEDVAEAVVYLGSDESKYVSGLNLVVDGGYSLTNPSFENVMKNFIA, translated from the exons ATGGCCACAAGTTCTACATCAAACTCAGCCACCAAAAG ACTAGAAGGGAAGGTAGCTATAATCACCGGTGGAGCTAGCGGAATAGGCGAAGCAACTGCGAGAGTGTTCATAAAAAATGGAGCTAAGGTCATTATTGCCGATATCCAAGACGAACTTGGAAATTCTCTCTGCAAAGAATTTGAATCAGATCAGGAAAACATAATCTCTTATATCCACTGCGACGTGACAGAAGATTCCGACGTTCAAAAAGCTGTAGATTTCGCAGTTTCCAAACACGGAAAGCTCGATATTATGTTCAGTAACGCCGGAATTGCATGCCACAGTCCGAGTATTTTAGAAACAGACAATCAAGATTTTAAAAGAGTATTTGATGTTAATGTTTTCGGCGGTTTCTTAGCAGCCAAACACGCGGCTAGGGTTATGATTCCCGCAAAGAAAGGGAACATTATTTTCACAGCAAGCAATCTTTCAGTTACTAGTTTTCAAGCATGGCATCCGTATATTGCGTCGAAGCACGCTGTGGTTGGTTTGGCGAAGAATCTTGCAGTGGAATTAGGGCAATATGGGATCAGAGTGAACTGTGTGTCGCCCTATGCAGTTGCGACGCCATTGATGATGGGAACGTCGGGATTGATGGAGACGGAGAAGGAGAAAGTTCAGAAATTGATTTCGGATTCGGGTAATTTGAAAGATGTTGTGTTGGAAGCTGAAGATGTAGCGGAGGCAGTTGTTTATTTGGGAAGTGATGAATCTAAATATGTGAGCGGATTAAATTTAGTGGTCGATGGAGGTTATAGTCTTACAAATCCTTCGTTTGAAAATGTAATGAAAAATTTCATTGCTTAA
- the LOC126679014 gene encoding 40S ribosomal protein S17-4-like — MGRVRTKTVKKSSRQVIERYYSRMTHDFHTNKKILEEVAIIPSKRLRNKIAGFSTHLMKRIQKGPVRGISLKLQEEERERRMDFVPEVSAIKTDQIEVDKETIDMLSALGMSDIPGIVQVEPAAAPVTQFTFSRGAGAGAGGPRRF; from the coding sequence ATGGGTCGCGTCCGAACAAAAACAGTGAAGAAATCCTCCCGTCAAGTCATCGAACGTTACTACTCACGAATGACCCATGACTTCCACACCAACAAGAAGATCCTCGAAGAAGTCGCCATCATCCCGTCGAAGCGTCTCCGTAACAAGATTGCCGGGTTCTCTACCCATTTGATGAAGCGTATCCAGAAGGGCCCAGTTCGTGGGATTTCACTGAAGCTTCAAGAGGAAGAGCGTGAGCGCCGTATGGACTTTGTGCCTGAGGTTTCGGCTATCAAGACTGACCAGATTGAGGTTGATAAGGAGACTATTGACATGCTTTCCGCTCTGGGTATGAGTGATATTCCTGGGATTGTTCAGGTTGAACCGGCGGCTGCCCCTGTCACTCAGTTTACTTTTAGTAGAGGTGCCGGCGCCGGTGCTGGTGGTCCAAGGAGGTTTTGA
- the LOC126677570 gene encoding uncharacterized protein LOC126677570, producing MGNSQSPPANPRFTSATRAFTQHRLDDLKSLFTSLASQSNTTHFITLSVFQEYFGLKNCLGERLFHVITQKRKDDKLTFEDLVIAKSIYEKGTRDEIEEFIYQLLDIDDDGVVIRSDLECVVIAILKSVFSVDINEDGSSSCQDVVDIFLTAATFSEDVQGKDEKSMSFGDFRIWCGLLPSVRKFLGSLLVAPESGRPGSQVPQLVHGESVDSSMIILRKEYAWHIGGSLPQPELEEWKLLYHSAFNGLSFNTFLGSVSNSEGPTILIIKDKEDCIYGGYASQPWDRHGDFYGDMKSFLFQLNPRASTFKPTGANNNVQWCAVNFSSESIPNGIGFGGRANHFGLFLSASFDIGHTFTCTTFGSPSLSKTNKIVPEVIECWGINHKGVQPETHDTLKGSVLERFKEDRHLLNMVGLANSSQ from the exons ATGGGCAACTCTCAATCTCCACCTGCAAATCCTCGCTTTACTTCTGCTACCAG AGCTTTTACTCAACATCGACTTGATGATCTCAAATCACTTTTTACTTCATTGGCTTCTCAATCAAACACCACTCATTTCATAACTCTCTCTGTTTTTCAg GAATATTTTGGATTAAAGAACTGTTTAGGTGAAAGATTGTTTCATGTAATTACCCAGAAGAGAAAAGATGACAAACTCACCTTTGAAGACCTTGTGATTGCTAAA AGCATTTATGAGAAAGGCACAAGAGATGAGATTGAAGAGTTTATTTATCAATTACTTGATATTGATGATGATGGTGTTGTTATAAG GTCTGATCTTGAATGTGTTGTCATTGCAATTTTGAAGAGTGTTTTTTCTGTGGATATTAATGAAGATGGATCGAGTTCGTGTCAGGATGTTGTTGACATTTTTCTTACCGCTGCAACATTTTCGGAGGATGTTCAAGGAAAAGATGAGAAAAGTATGTCTTTTGGGGATTTCAGAATTTGGTGTGGTCTTCTACCATCAGTCAGGAAATTTCTTGGAAGTTTGTTGGTTGCGCCTGAATCAG GGAGACCTGGCTCCCAAGTTCCTCAATTGGTGCATGGGGAAAGTGTTGATTCCAGCATGATAATATTGAGGAAGGAATATGCGTGGCATATAGGAGGATCCCTTCCTCAACCGGAGTTAGAGGAATGGAAACTTTTATACCACAGTGCTTTCAATGGCCTAAGTTTCAACACGTTCTTGGGTAGTGTATC TAATAGTGAAGGTCCGACAATTTTGATTATAAAGGATAAAGAAGATTGCATATATGGAGGTTATGCTTCTCAACCTTGGGATAGGCATGGTGATTTTTATGGGGATATGAAGTCTTTTCTCTTTCAACTAAACCCTAGAGCTTCCACTTTCAAGCCGACCGGAGCAAACAACAATGTACAATGG TGTGCTGTAAATTTTAGCTCGGAGAGCATCCCGAACGGAATTGGTTTTGGAGGACGCGCAAATCATTTCGGCCTATTTCTCTCGGCAAGCTTTGATATAGGACACACCTTCACTTGCACAACATTCGGAAGTCCTTCCCTATCTAAGACAAATAAAATTGTCCCAGAAGTCATAGAGTGCTGGGGAATTAATCATAAAGGAGTTCAACCGGAAACGCATGACACCTTGAAAGGTTCGGTCTTAGAGAGATTTAAGGAGGACCGGCACTTGCTCAACATGGTCGGCCTTGCAAATTCAAGTCAATGA
- the LOC126677572 gene encoding uncharacterized protein LOC126677572, whose translation MARPWVLVFVVMLIIFTSQFEWKQQFGNEIEASPVISRKDQFDFKRQETIKEKIILSQEKNIQKLKELVRSLQEQLTQCKNENYIANGTVMPLIETEHLNELEKQPVLED comes from the exons ATGGCAAGGCCTTGGGTACTGGTATTTGTGGTGATGTTAATTATTTTCACTTCACAATTTGAATGGAAACAGCAATTTGGTAATGAGATTGAAGCCAGTCCTGTCATTTCAAGAAAGGaccaatttgatttcaaaaggCAAGAAACTATTAAAGAAAag ATTATCCTCTCTCAGGAAAAGAATATTCAGAAACTTAAAGAGCTTGTCCGGAGTCTTCAAGAACAGTTGACACAATGTAAGAATGAAAACTATATTGCCAATGGCACAGTGATGCCTTTGATTGAAACGGAACACTTAAATGAGCTTGAGAAACAACCAGTCCTGGAAGACTAG